From a region of the Acinetobacter larvae genome:
- a CDS encoding adenylosuccinate synthase, which yields MGKNVVVLGTQWGDEGKGKIVDLLTDQASAVVRYQGGHNAGHTLVVGGKKTVLHLIPSGILRDNVLCLIGNGVVLSPAALIDEMAILEKEGVPVKERLRISPNCPLILPNHIALDQAREKKRGSSKIGTTGRGIGPAYEDKVARRAIRVADLVRGGEHLKNLLSDLLEYHNFQLTQYYGVEAVELAYVLALCEQWRAVIEPLVIDVITELHQYRKNGQNIMFEGAQGSLLDVDHGTYPYVTSSNTTAGGVSSGSGLGPLHLDYVLGITKAYTTRVGAGPFPTELIYDAANDQGDAIGKHLGTVGNEFGASTGRQRRCGWFDAEILRRSVDVNSLSGICLTKLDVLDGLAEVKICVGYESADSGCVGSSDALAFETLKPIYETLPGWSESTVGLTSIEQLPANALAYVKRLEQLIECPIDIISTGPDRAETIVLRHPFDA from the coding sequence ATGGGCAAGAATGTTGTAGTGCTCGGTACCCAATGGGGCGACGAAGGTAAAGGTAAAATCGTCGACCTGCTCACGGATCAAGCGTCTGCAGTGGTTCGATACCAAGGTGGACACAATGCCGGTCATACGCTCGTTGTCGGCGGCAAGAAAACAGTACTACACCTCATTCCATCTGGAATATTGCGTGATAACGTACTGTGTTTAATTGGTAATGGCGTGGTACTTTCACCCGCGGCACTGATTGATGAAATGGCAATTTTGGAAAAAGAAGGTGTTCCTGTCAAAGAACGTCTACGTATTTCTCCAAACTGTCCATTGATTTTGCCAAACCATATTGCTTTAGACCAAGCACGTGAGAAAAAACGTGGTTCTTCTAAAATTGGTACTACAGGTCGTGGTATCGGTCCTGCATATGAAGATAAAGTTGCACGTCGTGCCATTCGTGTCGCAGATTTAGTGCGTGGTGGTGAGCATCTTAAAAACCTACTCAGCGATTTATTGGAATACCACAATTTCCAATTGACCCAATACTATGGTGTTGAAGCTGTTGAATTGGCATATGTTTTAGCACTTTGTGAACAATGGCGCGCAGTGATTGAGCCATTGGTGATTGATGTGATTACTGAACTCCACCAATACCGTAAAAACGGTCAAAATATTATGTTTGAAGGTGCGCAAGGTTCATTGCTCGATGTCGATCACGGGACTTATCCTTATGTCACTTCCTCTAATACCACAGCTGGTGGCGTGAGCTCAGGTTCTGGTCTAGGACCTTTGCATTTAGATTATGTATTGGGGATTACCAAAGCATATACCACACGTGTTGGTGCAGGTCCGTTCCCGACAGAGTTGATCTATGATGCTGCCAATGATCAAGGCGATGCGATCGGTAAACACCTTGGTACAGTCGGTAACGAATTTGGTGCTTCGACTGGTCGTCAACGTCGTTGCGGTTGGTTTGATGCCGAAATTCTCCGTCGTTCAGTAGATGTAAACTCTCTTTCAGGTATTTGCTTGACTAAACTAGATGTTTTAGATGGTTTAGCAGAAGTCAAAATCTGTGTCGGTTATGAGTCTGCAGATTCTGGTTGTGTCGGGTCATCAGATGCTTTGGCATTTGAAACATTAAAACCAATTTATGAAACACTACCAGGTTGGAGTGAGTCAACCGTTGGTTTGACCAGTATTGAACAATTACCTGCCAATGCTTTGGCTTATGTAAAACGTCTTGAGCAATTGATCGAGTGCCCAATTGATATTATTTCAACAGGTCCAGATCGTGCAGAAACAATTGTTTTACGCCATCCTTTTGATGCCTAA
- a CDS encoding ATP phosphoribosyltransferase regulatory subunit, with the protein MPISETWLLPDGVTDVLPEQATVIEALRVKALDFLNLRGYQLVYTPFIEYIESLSSLCESNQDLDLATFKVIDQLSGRLLGVRADMTPQVARIDAHVHPVAGVARYCYTGTVLHTRPQGFNRSRSPLQLGAELFGAQSIDADVEMIDLMLSLLQHIGMAENFHLDLGHVGLFRSLVKFAQLDKHTEQKLSDLYQRKALPELAEFTQDLNCGTDFYYLGRYASDLDALQNKLSTAVLDNAAFKQALSALISTRDAIATRWPELHIGIDVVELRSYHYHTGLMYAVYAPNRAAALAQGGRYDGIGEHFGRARPATGFSCDLYTLAENKFQELSVIVAPKGRDQALLNAIDALRAQGHAVVQLLGDDQIQSVAYATQQLRLCDGQWVVVAL; encoded by the coding sequence ATGCCCATTTCAGAGACATGGTTACTGCCTGATGGTGTCACAGATGTATTACCAGAACAGGCGACAGTGATCGAAGCGTTACGTGTGAAAGCGCTGGATTTCCTTAACCTTCGTGGCTACCAACTGGTTTACACACCATTCATCGAATATATAGAATCACTGTCATCACTCTGTGAGTCTAATCAAGATTTAGATTTAGCAACCTTTAAAGTGATTGATCAATTGTCTGGTCGATTATTAGGGGTGCGTGCCGATATGACGCCACAAGTTGCCCGTATTGATGCACACGTTCATCCTGTTGCAGGGGTGGCGCGTTATTGCTATACCGGTACGGTGTTGCATACCCGTCCGCAAGGATTTAATCGCAGTCGTTCACCTTTACAGTTGGGTGCTGAATTATTTGGCGCACAAAGTATTGACGCTGACGTCGAAATGATCGACCTCATGCTGAGTCTACTGCAACATATTGGTATGGCAGAAAATTTCCATCTAGATTTGGGACATGTCGGGCTTTTCCGTAGCTTGGTCAAGTTTGCTCAGCTCGATAAACATACTGAACAAAAATTATCTGATTTATATCAACGTAAAGCTTTGCCAGAGTTGGCTGAGTTTACGCAAGACTTAAACTGTGGCACAGATTTTTATTATCTGGGTCGTTATGCCAGTGATTTAGATGCTTTGCAAAATAAACTCAGTACCGCAGTACTGGACAATGCTGCATTTAAACAAGCTTTAAGCGCACTCATTTCTACACGTGACGCGATTGCAACACGTTGGCCTGAACTACATATCGGGATCGATGTGGTGGAATTGCGTTCTTATCATTATCACACTGGTTTGATGTATGCTGTTTATGCGCCAAATCGCGCCGCGGCATTGGCACAAGGCGGTCGCTATGATGGTATTGGTGAACATTTTGGTCGTGCGCGTCCAGCAACTGGTTTTAGTTGTGACCTCTATACCTTGGCAGAAAATAAGTTCCAAGAGCTTTCTGTCATTGTGGCACCGAAAGGGCGTGATCAAGCATTGCTCAATGCAATCGATGCTTTACGCGCGCAAGGTCATGCAGTGGTACAGCTGTTAGGTGATGACCAAATTCAATCCGTTGCTTATGCAACACAGCAACTGCGTTTATGCGATGGGCAATGGGTCGTTGTGGCACTTTAA
- a CDS encoding TolC family protein, whose amino-acid sequence MRITANDPKQQPDTSTSIPSRCTRLLLSLCLLCSISAHAQDLSYAQAEHSFLQSGYSTQANQALQQADRLQAEAVKYMGLPRVDLNVRAYAFHNKVEVPLDQAKSNLEQTLNQGVTGQLNQLQNDHTISPELANSLQQGLQQNIHSGVGLIPDTANVVLEDEVIRPTVSVSMPIYTGGLITSSKQLANLKAQRSQLNTQQQLDLQRFEIIDAYFSTQLKQQLSKTARFNLDAAQRHYQNALKLEQQGFINKGQRMQFEVYRNNAQRSDQNAQADLNAALFQLHNLLQNQQASTLTTPLFVNAHIPQSVQALLKSYPEQSSLIQKLQTDTELANVNIKAQSAAKKPSIYAFGEYSLDDKQNWIVGIMARYNLFSGIDKNKNIQAAEFQHYAAQMLTERTKQQIENIIYKSFSELQSSQNSHLLLENNLKAAEENLRIQELAFKEGMGTATEVIDAQNLLMALNSEKALNAYKYVMSLATLLQSHGSIDQFQTYIQQPNTAYIR is encoded by the coding sequence ATGCGTATTACTGCGAATGACCCAAAGCAACAGCCGGATACGTCAACGTCGATTCCATCTCGTTGTACTCGCTTGCTACTCTCTCTTTGTTTATTGTGTAGCATCTCTGCACATGCACAAGATTTAAGCTATGCTCAAGCAGAGCACTCCTTTTTACAAAGTGGCTATAGCACGCAAGCCAATCAAGCTTTGCAACAAGCTGACCGCCTACAAGCCGAAGCTGTAAAATATATGGGCTTGCCACGTGTTGATCTCAATGTTCGTGCCTATGCCTTCCATAATAAAGTTGAAGTTCCCTTAGATCAGGCGAAAAGCAATCTCGAACAAACTTTAAATCAGGGGGTTACAGGGCAGCTCAATCAACTGCAAAATGACCATACCATCTCACCAGAATTAGCCAATAGCCTACAACAAGGCTTACAGCAAAATATTCATAGTGGGGTCGGTTTAATTCCAGATACCGCCAATGTGGTCTTAGAAGATGAAGTGATTCGCCCCACTGTATCGGTATCAATGCCGATTTATACCGGTGGTTTAATCACCAGCAGTAAACAACTCGCCAATTTAAAAGCGCAGCGTAGTCAGCTCAACACACAGCAGCAGCTTGACTTACAACGCTTTGAAATTATTGATGCTTATTTTAGTACTCAGCTCAAACAGCAACTCAGCAAAACCGCGCGTTTTAATCTAGATGCGGCGCAACGTCATTATCAAAATGCCCTAAAACTTGAACAGCAAGGCTTTATCAATAAAGGGCAACGTATGCAGTTTGAGGTTTATCGTAATAATGCACAACGTAGTGATCAAAATGCACAAGCTGATCTCAATGCAGCATTATTTCAATTGCATAATTTACTGCAAAACCAGCAAGCCTCAACCCTAACCACGCCGCTTTTTGTTAATGCGCATATTCCCCAATCGGTGCAAGCTTTATTAAAAAGTTATCCAGAACAATCGAGTTTAATCCAAAAACTTCAAACCGATACTGAATTGGCCAATGTTAATATTAAGGCGCAGTCGGCTGCTAAAAAGCCAAGTATCTATGCTTTTGGTGAATATAGCTTAGATGATAAGCAAAACTGGATCGTCGGTATTATGGCACGCTATAACTTATTTTCAGGCATCGATAAAAATAAAAATATCCAAGCCGCAGAGTTTCAGCATTATGCAGCACAGATGCTGACTGAACGCACCAAACAACAAATCGAGAATATAATTTATAAATCATTTAGTGAATTGCAGTCATCACAAAATAGTCACTTATTATTAGAAAACAACTTAAAAGCTGCTGAAGAAAATCTGCGTATTCAAGAACTCGCTTTTAAAGAAGGTATGGGGACCGCTACGGAAGTCATCGATGCGCAAAACCTATTAATGGCACTCAATAGTGAAAAAGCATTGAATGCCTATAAATATGTCATGTCCTTGGCAACATTATTGCAAAGTCACGGCAGCATCGATCAATTTCAAACTTATATTCAACAGCCGAATACGGCTTATATCCGTTAA
- a CDS encoding ABC transporter permease gives MKAFFQNYSQTFKNIVANQSILTTLILSVFFYSFFYPTAYQAEHAEFLPIVIVDEEQSDLSQRIITEVLKSPNIEVKQITHNFLDAQHLVQQQQADGILLLPHNLSQSVARGEVGGVGLYLSAAYFLRTKQIGVGIASSIENAIQQQLEKFSHRTQFAAHIPVHQVPLFNVLSGYGSYIFPAVAPLIIHQTIVLGLAMLIAGYREQNWQATPAKFFGVFAALLSIGCLGCCYLFGFTFWLYDYPRGGNFWGMLLAVPVFISCVIGLGLLIASFLDISERAGHLIVFTSIPLFLLTGVAWPHLAMPEWLQALAAPLPSTQGVQLFIQLNQMGVPTALVFDKILYLAGLAVILLAWSYWRLSQPRKIPATQHKQL, from the coding sequence ATGAAAGCTTTTTTTCAAAACTATAGCCAAACCTTTAAAAACATTGTCGCCAATCAATCCATTTTAACCACGTTGATTTTATCGGTATTCTTTTATAGTTTTTTCTATCCCACCGCCTACCAAGCGGAGCATGCCGAGTTTTTACCGATTGTGATTGTCGATGAAGAACAAAGTGACTTAAGCCAAAGGATCATTACTGAAGTACTGAAAAGCCCCAATATTGAGGTCAAACAAATCACTCATAATTTTTTAGATGCACAGCATTTGGTCCAGCAACAACAAGCCGATGGTATTTTGTTATTGCCGCATAATCTATCGCAAAGTGTGGCACGTGGTGAAGTGGGTGGGGTCGGATTATATTTAAGTGCTGCATATTTTCTTAGAACCAAACAAATTGGTGTCGGGATTGCCAGCTCAATTGAAAATGCCATCCAACAACAATTAGAAAAATTTAGCCATCGCACGCAGTTTGCAGCGCATATTCCAGTACACCAAGTGCCGTTATTTAATGTGTTATCGGGATATGGCTCTTATATTTTCCCTGCTGTTGCACCGCTCATTATCCATCAAACTATTGTCCTTGGACTTGCCATGCTAATCGCAGGCTATCGCGAGCAAAACTGGCAAGCAACACCCGCCAAATTTTTCGGTGTTTTTGCAGCCTTGCTGAGTATCGGTTGCTTGGGCTGTTGCTATTTATTTGGCTTCACTTTCTGGTTATATGACTACCCACGTGGTGGTAACTTTTGGGGCATGCTCTTGGCTGTTCCGGTATTTATCAGCTGTGTCATTGGACTCGGTTTATTGATTGCATCCTTTTTGGATATTTCTGAACGTGCTGGGCATTTAATTGTATTTACTTCGATTCCACTATTTTTATTAACAGGAGTTGCTTGGCCACATTTGGCCATGCCTGAGTGGTTACAAGCACTGGCAGCCCCACTGCCCTCCACCCAAGGTGTGCAATTATTTATACAGCTCAACCAAATGGGTGTACCTACTGCACTGGTATTCGATAAAATCTTATATTTAGCTGGCTTAGCTGTTATATTACTGGCGTGGTCCTATTGGCGTCTGAGTCAACCACGAAAAATACCCGCGACACAGCACAAGCAGCTATAA
- the serC gene encoding 3-phosphoserine/phosphohydroxythreonine transaminase, translating into MRAYNFCAGPAALPTAVLEKAQQELLDWHGKGLSIMEMSHRSQDYVAVAEKAEADLRQLMNIPENYKVLFLQGGASLQFSAIPLNLLGKNPKADYLHTGIWSEKAQKEAQRYGDINVVEVGYQQDGLWAIRDQAEWALSDDAAYVHYADNETIGGLQFKYIPVTDKPLVSDFSSSILSAPLDVSKFGLIYAGAQKNIGPAGLTLVIVREDLLDQAKPEIPSLLRYAAQGKNGSMVNTPATYAWYLAGLVFEWLIEQGGVDAIHAINQQKAKMLYDFIDASDFYQNPIAPAYRSLMNVPFTLANSDLEKQFLKEAEANHLLNLAGHRSVGGMRASIYNAVPLEAIQALTDFMGDFASRHGNQI; encoded by the coding sequence ATGCGTGCGTATAATTTCTGTGCTGGGCCTGCTGCATTACCAACCGCTGTACTTGAGAAAGCACAACAAGAATTGTTGGATTGGCATGGTAAAGGCTTATCAATCATGGAAATGAGCCATCGCAGTCAAGACTATGTGGCTGTGGCAGAAAAAGCAGAAGCCGATTTACGCCAGTTAATGAATATACCTGAGAACTATAAGGTATTATTTTTACAAGGTGGTGCATCGCTACAATTCTCTGCGATTCCTTTGAATCTACTCGGTAAAAACCCTAAAGCAGATTATCTACATACTGGCATTTGGTCTGAAAAGGCGCAAAAAGAAGCACAACGTTATGGCGATATTAATGTTGTTGAAGTGGGTTATCAGCAAGATGGCTTATGGGCTATTCGTGATCAAGCTGAATGGGCATTATCAGATGATGCCGCCTATGTCCATTATGCCGATAATGAAACCATTGGTGGTTTGCAATTCAAATATATTCCAGTAACAGATAAACCCTTGGTATCCGATTTTTCTTCTAGTATTTTATCTGCACCTTTAGATGTATCTAAATTTGGTTTAATTTATGCGGGCGCACAAAAGAATATCGGACCTGCTGGCTTAACGCTGGTGATTGTACGTGAAGATTTATTGGATCAAGCCAAACCCGAAATCCCATCTTTATTACGTTATGCAGCACAAGGTAAAAATGGTTCGATGGTCAATACCCCAGCAACCTATGCTTGGTATTTGGCAGGCTTGGTCTTTGAATGGTTGATAGAGCAGGGTGGGGTGGATGCTATTCATGCCATTAACCAGCAAAAAGCCAAAATGCTATATGACTTTATCGATGCCAGTGATTTTTATCAAAACCCGATTGCACCAGCATATCGTTCATTAATGAATGTTCCTTTTACTTTGGCCAATAGCGATTTAGAAAAACAGTTTCTAAAAGAAGCGGAAGCCAATCATCTATTGAATCTTGCTGGGCATCGCTCAGTCGGTGGTATGCGTGCCAGTATTTATAATGCTGTACCGTTGGAAGCCATTCAGGCATTGACTGATTTTATGGGTGACTTTGCCAGCCGTCATGGCAACCAAATTTAA
- a CDS encoding ABC transporter permease, translating to MWAGIQRELKYLIRHKWDFCLTVLAPLLVIVLFSAMFMHGKPEHVPIGLIDQDQGELSHQIDKYLSLNHSLAVVLRTSSQQEAEQQLNQNKIWGYVQIPAGAEQRLVQGKDAEIAIVYNQSYFSLGNTISSAMLVSSLKAIGDFAGNHYLLNLLPDLDLPSPHVKISPLFNPSLNYEFYLGPFIIPAVLHLLLCCCVAFAVGQEFKYATTATWLNTPHVMRALFAKILVYVIIFCLWTWLWLFWLVEIRGWFIAGSLSLLMLAQFLFYLSYALLSATVVIASKNLAKTFGILAVYGGSSLSFAGVTLPLNNAPLFTQTWALLIPYTPYARLQTEQWVVGSPISTSLPALWVLIFFCVFFSLCCAILLKKYKKGMSL from the coding sequence ATGTGGGCTGGCATACAACGTGAGCTCAAGTACCTTATACGTCATAAATGGGACTTTTGCTTAACCGTACTTGCCCCTCTGTTGGTGATCGTGCTGTTTAGCGCTATGTTTATGCACGGTAAACCTGAGCATGTCCCCATCGGCTTAATTGACCAAGATCAAGGTGAACTAAGCCATCAAATTGACAAATATCTCAGCCTAAACCATAGCCTGGCCGTTGTACTTCGGACTTCGAGCCAACAAGAAGCTGAGCAGCAACTCAATCAAAATAAAATCTGGGGTTATGTACAGATTCCAGCGGGTGCTGAACAGCGTTTGGTACAAGGTAAAGATGCTGAAATTGCTATCGTCTATAACCAAAGTTATTTTAGTTTGGGCAATACCATTTCTTCAGCCATGCTGGTGAGTAGTCTAAAAGCCATTGGTGATTTTGCTGGCAATCACTATTTACTCAATCTCTTACCTGATTTAGATTTACCCAGCCCCCATGTCAAAATATCGCCCTTGTTTAACCCCAGTCTAAACTATGAGTTTTATTTAGGACCGTTTATTATTCCGGCAGTGCTCCACCTACTACTCTGTTGTTGTGTAGCTTTTGCGGTAGGACAAGAATTTAAATACGCTACCACTGCAACTTGGCTCAATACACCACATGTGATGCGTGCACTCTTTGCCAAGATTTTAGTATATGTGATTATTTTCTGTCTTTGGACTTGGTTATGGCTATTCTGGCTCGTTGAAATACGCGGCTGGTTTATTGCAGGTAGCTTATCCTTATTGATGTTGGCGCAATTTTTATTTTATTTGTCTTATGCACTACTCAGTGCAACCGTAGTGATTGCCAGCAAAAACTTAGCCAAAACTTTTGGTATATTGGCAGTTTATGGCGGTTCTTCATTGAGCTTTGCTGGGGTCACACTACCACTCAATAATGCTCCACTGTTTACTCAAACCTGGGCATTGCTGATTCCCTACACGCCCTATGCCCGTTTACAAACTGAGCAATGGGTCGTGGGAAGTCCAATCAGCACCTCGCTGCCCGCCCTATGGGTCTTAATATTTTTTTGCGTTTTCTTCAGTTTATGCTGTGCCATACTGCTAAAAAAATATAAAAAAGGAATGTCGCTATGA
- a CDS encoding HlyD family secretion protein: protein MGNHTGHSADQHPSMDHQNTTAQDTHSPSPNNNPQKHNAESNAAKKKVIVVIVLLLFLALIGFGLWKSYQPKSIELQGRVESETVYVSTKVPSRIEEIFVTEGQKIKRNQPLVRLHSPEIEARKQQAQASLATALALQSKTDRGSEAENIDSLYANWQGLKAQEKLAQTTYTRGIALYKEGVIARQRLDQMQASAISSREMTEAAYQQYLRAKRGSTSEQKTTADAQVEIAKAALHEVNALEAEVLLLSPVNGTVSKTYGKVSELVAIGVPVVSVLEDEELWVSLNVREDQYVNIYQAQTLQGFIPALNRHANFKISNIDAEGEFATIKTTRQTGGYDIRSFKFHLIPKQPIPGLKAGMSVIFNIKGNQ, encoded by the coding sequence ATGGGCAATCATACTGGGCATTCTGCAGATCAGCACCCCAGCATGGACCATCAAAATACGACAGCACAAGATACCCACTCTCCCTCACCCAATAACAATCCGCAGAAGCATAATGCAGAAAGTAACGCTGCCAAAAAGAAAGTCATTGTGGTGATCGTCTTATTGCTGTTCTTGGCACTGATTGGCTTTGGTTTATGGAAGAGTTATCAACCTAAAAGCATAGAACTGCAAGGTCGTGTTGAATCTGAAACCGTCTATGTCAGTACCAAAGTGCCCAGTCGTATTGAAGAAATTTTTGTGACTGAAGGTCAAAAAATTAAGCGCAACCAACCCTTAGTACGCTTACACAGCCCAGAAATTGAAGCACGTAAACAGCAGGCTCAGGCCAGCCTTGCCACTGCTTTGGCACTACAATCCAAAACCGACCGGGGTTCTGAAGCCGAAAATATCGATTCACTCTATGCCAATTGGCAAGGTTTAAAAGCACAAGAAAAACTTGCACAAACCACCTATACCCGTGGTATCGCACTATATAAAGAAGGCGTGATCGCACGACAACGTTTAGATCAAATGCAAGCATCAGCAATTTCTTCACGTGAAATGACAGAAGCGGCATACCAACAGTATTTACGTGCCAAACGCGGTAGCACCTCTGAGCAAAAAACCACAGCAGATGCTCAAGTGGAAATTGCCAAAGCTGCTTTGCATGAAGTGAATGCACTAGAAGCGGAAGTGCTACTGCTCTCTCCGGTTAATGGAACTGTCTCGAAAACTTATGGCAAAGTCTCAGAACTGGTTGCCATCGGTGTGCCTGTCGTCAGTGTCTTAGAAGATGAAGAATTATGGGTCAGCCTCAATGTTCGTGAAGACCAATATGTCAATATCTATCAAGCACAAACTTTACAAGGCTTTATTCCAGCGCTAAATCGCCACGCCAATTTTAAAATTAGCAATATAGATGCCGAAGGTGAGTTTGCCACCATAAAAACCACACGCCAAACGGGTGGATATGATATTCGTAGTTTTAAATTTCATTTAATTCCGAAACAACCCATTCCTGGACTCAAAGCTGGTATGAGTGTGATTTTTAACATCAAGGGCAATCAATAA